The stretch of DNA TCTTTCACTAAATTTTAAAAGAAATGAAAATTATAAAGAATCATATAATAAATGGATCAGCTGAGAAACCAATATTGTTAGATGCTTTTTACAAAGAAAATCGAACAAAAAAGCCTATTGTAATTTTTGCTCATGGCTTTAAAGGTTTTAAAGATTGGGGTACTTTTAATCAGATGGCAGCGTTTTTTGCAGAGAAAGAAGTTGTTTTTGTGAAATTTAATTTTTCTTTTAATGGAGGAACTATTGAGCAACCTATTGATTTTCCTGATTTAGAAGCTTTTTCGTTGAATACCTATACAAAAGAATTAGACGATTTAGGTTTGGTGGTTGATTTTGTAGAAAAAGACACTACCATTCCAGATGAAGAGAAAGATATTGATACTGTATTTTTGATAGGGCATAGTAGAGGAGGAGGTATTACGGTACTTAGAGCAAGTGAAGATAAGAGAATTAAAAAAGTAGTGGCTTTAGCAAGTGTTTCAGATTATGCTTCACGTTTCCCAAAAGAAAATGACCCTCAATTAAAAGCATGGAAAGAAAATAAGATAGTTTATATCGAAAATTCAAGGACGCATCAACAAATGCCACTAGATTATTCTTTTTATGAAGACTTTAAGAAAAATGAACCACGTTTAACCATTAAAACAGCTTGTGAGAATCTTAAGATTCCTTTTTTGATAGTTCATGGAGATGAAGATCCTACAGTAAATGTACAAGAAGCTAAAAATTTGCATGATTGGGCAACAGAAAGTGAATTGATGATTATTGAAGGAGCAGACCATGTTTTTAATGTAAATCACCCATGGGAGCGAAAAGGTTTCTCGAAAGAATTAGATGTAGCTTTAGAAGAAATAGTAAATTTTTTTGATAAAATATAAATGATAGAAATCATTTTTATGGTATAATAATTGTTATTAATTTCGAAAACAAATTATGATGAAAAAAATAATAGGAATAGTATTAGGAGTAATGTTTACTGTAATTAGTTGTAGTGGACCTAAAGTGATGTATG from Flavobacteriaceae bacterium UJ101 encodes:
- a CDS encoding DNA-(apurinic or apyrimidinic site) lyase (KEGG: wvi:Weevi_0629 endonuclease III), producing MKIIKNHIINGSAEKPILLDAFYKENRTKKPIVIFAHGFKGFKDWGTFNQMAAFFAEKEVVFVKFNFSFNGGTIEQPIDFPDLEAFSLNTYTKELDDLGLVVDFVEKDTTIPDEEKDIDTVFLIGHSRGGGITVLRASEDKRIKKVVALASVSDYASRFPKENDPQLKAWKENKIVYIENSRTHQQMPLDYSFYEDFKKNEPRLTIKTACENLKIPFLIVHGDEDPTVNVQEAKNLHDWATESELMIIEGADHVFNVNHPWERKGFSKELDVALEEIVNFFDKI